The window ATCGCCGCCTACACCGCCAGTGACGTTCTTCTCACCGGCGGCGTCAGCCCTGGCGATCGGGTTATCACGGCAGGCGTCAGCAAGCTGCGCCCCGGCGAGAAGGTCATTCCTGGGGAGACGCCGCCATGAACGCCCCGTCACTGAAAGAAAAATTCAACCTCTCCGCCTGGGCGCTGGCGCATCAGCAGCTGGTGAGCTTTTTTATGCTGCTGATTATGGCGACCGGCGTGCTGTGCTATGAAAAGCTGCCGCGCAATGAAGATCCGGCGTTCACCATCAAAACGGCGGTGGTATCGACCCTGTGGCCGGGCGCGACGGTGGCGGATACCACGCATCTGGTGACGGATGTGCTGGAGAAAAAACTCCAGGAGCTGCCGTGGCTGGACAACATCGAGAGCCAGACCCGCGCCGGGCGTTCGGTGATTAACGTCAACCTGCGCGACGACACGCCGCCGCAGGAAGTGCCCGCCATCTGGTACAAGCTGCGCACCAAAATGCAGGATATCGCCCCGTCGCTGCCGCAGGGCGCGCGGGGGCCCGCCGTGAACGACGAGTTTGACGACACCTGGGGCACGATTTACGGCTTTACCGCCGAGGGTTTTTCGCCTCGCGAGTTGCGCGACCGCGTGGAGGCCGTGCGCCGCACGCTCATGTCCGTGCAGGATATCGGCAAAATCACGCTGCTGGGCGAGCCGCAGGAGCAGATCGTTATCGCGTTTTCCCCGCGCCAGCTCGCCGGTATGGGGGTGGATATTACGCAGGTCGGCGAGGCGCTTGCGGCGCAGAACGCCGTTGAGCCGTCGGGCACCCTGCGCACCGGGCAGGACAACGTGGCGCTTCGCGTCAGCGGCGCGCTGACCACCGAAGAGAGCCTGCGCGCCGTCACGCTGCATATCAACAACCGCTATATTCCGCTGACGGATATCGCGACGGTCAGCCGCCAGCCTGCCGAGCCGCCCGTGCCGCAGTTTCGCGTGAACGGCGAGCCCGCCATCGGGCTTGCTATCTCAATGGCGCCGACCGGAAATATGCAGGCCTTTGGCGAGGCGCTGAACGCGCGGATGGCGCAGGTAGCGGCGCAGCTGCCGCACGGCATCGAGGTGGTAAAAGTCGCCGATCAGTCCGCCGTGGTGAGCGAGGCGGTGAGCGGATTTGTCCGGGTGCTGGTCGAGGCCGTGCTGATTGTGCTTGCCGTCTCGTTTGTGTCGCTTGGCCTGCGCGCCGGGCTGGTGGTGGCCGCCGCCATTCCGCTGGTGCTGGCGATGACATTTGCCGGGATGATGCTCGCGGGCATCGGCCTGCAACGTATTTCGCTCGGCGCGCTCATCATCGCGCTCGGGCTGCTGGTGGATGACGCGATGATCACCGTCGAAACGATGGTGGCGCGGCTGGAGGCGGGCGATTCGCGCAAAAGCGCAGCCTCCTGGGCGTTTAAAACCACGGCGTTTCCGATGCTCACCGGCACGCTGGTGATGATTGCCGGGTTTATTCCGGTCGGGTTCGCGGCCTCCAGCGCCGGGGAATATTGCTACTCGCTGTTCGCCGTGGTGTTGATAGCGCTGCTCTGCTCATGGGTGGTGGCAATTCTGTTTTCGCCGCTCACCGGCACCTGGCTTTTGCCGGCGCAGATGAAAAAGGCGCATCAGGGGCCGGGGAGGCTGGGCCGGTTTTATCAGCGGCTGCTGCGTCTCGCGCTCGGTCACCGGCTTGCGACGTGCGGCGCGGCGCTACTGGCGCTGGCGCTGTCGCTCTGGGGCACCCCCTTTATGCAGGGCGAGTTTTTCCCGGCGTCCGACCGCCCGGAGCTCCTGGTGACGCTCTCGCTGCCCGCCAGCGCCTCGCAGCAGGAGACGCAACGCCAGACGGTGCGCCTTGAGCAGGCGCTTCGCGGC is drawn from Cronobacter dublinensis subsp. dublinensis LMG 23823 and contains these coding sequences:
- a CDS encoding efflux RND transporter permease subunit, which gives rise to MNAPSLKEKFNLSAWALAHQQLVSFFMLLIMATGVLCYEKLPRNEDPAFTIKTAVVSTLWPGATVADTTHLVTDVLEKKLQELPWLDNIESQTRAGRSVINVNLRDDTPPQEVPAIWYKLRTKMQDIAPSLPQGARGPAVNDEFDDTWGTIYGFTAEGFSPRELRDRVEAVRRTLMSVQDIGKITLLGEPQEQIVIAFSPRQLAGMGVDITQVGEALAAQNAVEPSGTLRTGQDNVALRVSGALTTEESLRAVTLHINNRYIPLTDIATVSRQPAEPPVPQFRVNGEPAIGLAISMAPTGNMQAFGEALNARMAQVAAQLPHGIEVVKVADQSAVVSEAVSGFVRVLVEAVLIVLAVSFVSLGLRAGLVVAAAIPLVLAMTFAGMMLAGIGLQRISLGALIIALGLLVDDAMITVETMVARLEAGDSRKSAASWAFKTTAFPMLTGTLVMIAGFIPVGFAASSAGEYCYSLFAVVLIALLCSWVVAILFSPLTGTWLLPAQMKKAHQGPGRLGRFYQRLLRLALGHRLATCGAALLALALSLWGTPFMQGEFFPASDRPELLVTLSLPASASQQETQRQTVRLEQALRGNRNIDHYSAYVGTGAVRFYLPMNILDDDENTAQLVIVAKDLAARDRLRDQLNALLAKRFSDITTRVSPLELGPPVGWPLKYRVSGPDYAQVQRTAQALADTLGKSPLTREVNLTAGEPERVITFRVNQTAARAAGVSSQRLAQLLNTVWSGSTVTSVRDNDRLVDVVLRGNDPERLDLATFSALMVPTASGGKVPLSEVATPAWGLDDPVIWRRQRLPFITVQTDLAPGLRAEAVSAGLRPAIEAFRARLPAGYEIKEDGAVAESDKGNSSVYNVLPVTLIVMLVLLMAQLRRFSRMLLALLMAPFGLPGIVLAMLPTGTPLGFVALLGIIALAGMIIRNAVILITEVDGNLQLGMDAHAAIATAAEHRARPIMLTACAAILGMIPISHQVFWGPMAYAIIGGLIVATLVTLTVLPAAFSLLLQRRREGKADA